The following coding sequences are from one Methanoculleus taiwanensis window:
- a CDS encoding molybdopterin-dependent oxidoreductase: MEFKYVQTTCPYCGTGCSFNLVVKDGKVAGTAPYQRSPVNEGKVCPKGTYAHEFVNSPDRLTKPLIKKDGQFVEATWDEAYDLIAQKLKSYKPDELACLSSARTSNEDNYALMKFARGALKTRHIDHCARLCHASTVAGLAASFGS; encoded by the coding sequence ATGGAGTTCAAGTATGTACAGACCACGTGCCCGTACTGCGGCACGGGATGCAGTTTCAACCTCGTGGTGAAGGACGGCAAGGTCGCCGGCACGGCGCCCTACCAGCGTTCACCCGTCAACGAGGGAAAGGTCTGCCCGAAGGGCACCTATGCACATGAGTTCGTGAACAGCCCCGACCGGCTCACCAAGCCCCTCATCAAGAAGGACGGCCAGTTCGTCGAGGCAACCTGGGACGAGGCCTACGACCTGATCGCCCAGAAGCTCAAGTCCTACAAGCCCGACGAGCTTGCCTGTCTCTCGTCCGCCCGTACCTCTAACGAGGACAACTACGCTCTGATGAAGTTCGCCCGCGGTGCCCTGAAGACCCGGCACATCGACCACTGCGCCCGGCTCTGCCACGCATCCACCGTCGCCGGCCTCGCCGCATCCTTCGGCTCC